One part of the Humulus lupulus chromosome 9, drHumLupu1.1, whole genome shotgun sequence genome encodes these proteins:
- the LOC133802290 gene encoding uncharacterized protein LOC133802290: MILAVLFANSEGNILVERFNGVPAEERLHWRSFLVKLGADNLKGVKNEELLVACHKSVYIVYTVLGDVSIFIVGKDEYDELALSEVILVITSAVKDVCGKPPTERLFLDKYGRICLCLDEIVWKGYLENTEKDRIRRLIRLKPPSEF, translated from the exons TCTTGTTTGCCAATTCTGAAGGCAACATTCTTGTTGAACG TTTTAATGGAGTCCCTGCTGAGGAACGGCTTCATTGGCGATCATTTCTTGTTAAACTGGGGGCAGATAATCTCAAGGGTGTAAAGAATGAAGAGCTCTTGGTTGCTTGCCACAA GTCCGTTTACATTGTTTACACAGTACTTGGTGATGTCAGCATCTTTATTGTTGGCAAGGATGAGTATGATGAACTTGCTT TGTCAGAAGTGATCCTTGTAATCACCTCAGCCGTGAAGGATGTTTGTGGAAAGCCTCCTACTGAGCGCCTCTTTTTAGACAAGTATGGAAGGATTTGCTTGTGTTTGGATGAAATTGTATGGAAG GGATATCTGGAGAATACAGAAAAAGATAGAATTAGAAGACTGATAAGGTTAAAACCTCCATCGGAGTTCTGA